A DNA window from Daucus carota subsp. sativus chromosome 3, DH1 v3.0, whole genome shotgun sequence contains the following coding sequences:
- the LOC108214096 gene encoding uncharacterized protein LOC108214096 translates to MDRGYKPSQVLRLVSKTVLDISEDKKEEMEEFREHIKGEERRLMSALAAIHDSVAMPSEDGYFVAAQLKSPMEALYQEANDLREMTVCYVLEKLESAHQKLRFFASAIELHLRVRAVGNQRDAERQASRA, encoded by the coding sequence ATGGATCGGGGGTACAAGCCGTCTCAGGTGCTACGCCTCGTGTCTAAGACGGTGTTGGACATAAGTGAGGATAAAAAGGAGGAAATGGAAGAGTTTCGTGAGCACATAAAAGGGGAAGAGAGAAGGCTGATGTCTGCATTGGCTGCGATTCATGACTCTGTGGCAATGCCATCTGAGGACGGGTACTTTGTTGCGGCCCAGCTCAAATCACCAATGGAAGCATTGTACCAAGAGGCTAATGATTTAAGAGAAATGACTGTTTGTTACGTTTTGGAGAAACTGGAGTCCGCTCATCAGAAACTCAGGTTCTTTGCGTCTGCTATCGAGCTTCATCTTCGTGTTCGAGCTGTGGGGAATCAGAGAGATGCTGAAAGGCAAGCCTCTCGTGCATGA